A window of Amycolatopsis australiensis contains these coding sequences:
- a CDS encoding MoaF C-terminal domain-containing protein yields MTLSDTSTWLPLDGLAPGFDANKAPAVGDLHGRSFVLHDDGAGPDRSTGADIAAGETFRVDDDLYYVQVPPPADSREAVSLFLDLRDGRALVVTTTIGDHGTPRVTQRFRPATIGGLAVRGEPMAPSTALIGRRVLWVYSPEHAYEHVYLSPHWYTWQCLAGPERGLADTDENTVYRIRPGIHVFAWREKVIPCASVTVADHRDARSLRSHGVLFGLDATGERTVHFTFGAHGRLLGTTVHPDGFDPAEH; encoded by the coding sequence ATGACGCTCTCCGACACTTCGACGTGGCTCCCGCTCGACGGGCTGGCCCCCGGCTTCGACGCGAACAAGGCTCCCGCGGTCGGCGACCTCCACGGCCGGTCCTTCGTCCTGCACGACGACGGCGCCGGTCCCGACCGGTCCACCGGCGCCGACATCGCGGCCGGCGAGACGTTCCGCGTCGACGACGACCTCTACTACGTCCAGGTGCCCCCACCGGCGGACTCGCGGGAGGCCGTGTCGCTGTTCCTGGACCTGCGCGACGGCCGGGCGCTGGTCGTCACCACCACGATCGGCGACCACGGGACACCGCGCGTCACCCAGCGGTTCCGGCCCGCGACGATCGGAGGTCTCGCGGTCCGCGGCGAGCCGATGGCGCCGAGCACCGCGCTGATCGGCCGCCGCGTGCTGTGGGTGTACAGCCCCGAGCACGCCTACGAGCACGTCTACCTCAGCCCGCACTGGTACACCTGGCAGTGCCTGGCCGGGCCCGAGCGCGGGCTCGCCGACACCGACGAGAACACCGTCTACCGGATCCGGCCCGGGATCCACGTCTTCGCCTGGCGGGAAAAGGTGATCCCGTGCGCGTCGGTGACGGTCGCCGACCACCGCGACGCCCGCAGCCTGCGGTCCCACGGTGTCCTCTTCGGACTCGACGCCACCGGCGAACGGACGGTGCACTTCACCTTCGGCGCGCACGGCAGGCTGCTCGGCACGACCGTCCACCCGGACGGCTTCGACCCGGCGGAGCACTGA
- a CDS encoding amidohydrolase: MAADLVLTNAVVYTVDSARPWASSLAVADGKIAALEDVERGPKTEVLDLGGAFVMPGLVDVHNHHAMAGRAELFELTFGADAGLGDILDLVRARAASLGPDEWLTGGAWASTLVSTLSESAARRALDDAAGGRPVSLSDDSRHNRWVSSRALELAGITAATPDPPGGVIVRDGAEPSGLLLEAAGVAVERVTGTLTADQHRRASQRAIEILHGFGVTAFQDAGVSTDILGALKSLDEAGELAAWVVSSLLVNDPIFGFDPVGAPLLAVAQDYRTEHHRPDFVKIFLDGVPPTRTAAFLEPYLPDDVHGACFHGSTTMAPDELTDWLLRAASAGLSAKVHCTGDASVRQFLDAVAKVRAAGFTQARFQVAHGQFVHPDDLPRFAGLGVAADISPFLWVPGVIPSAIAEVLPASRASRMQPNRTLLDTGALVAGGSDWPVSESPNAWEGIAGLVTREDPHGRRPGALWPEQAITLAEAIEVFTLGGARACGLDDVTGALTPGRSADFVVLDRDPFRTQDVAGTRVVETWFAGRRVFQR, encoded by the coding sequence GTGGCGGCCGACCTCGTCCTCACCAACGCGGTGGTGTACACAGTGGACTCCGCGCGGCCGTGGGCGTCCTCGCTCGCCGTCGCCGACGGCAAGATCGCCGCGCTCGAAGACGTCGAGCGCGGCCCCAAGACGGAGGTGCTCGACCTCGGCGGCGCGTTCGTGATGCCGGGGCTGGTCGACGTGCACAACCACCACGCCATGGCCGGCCGGGCCGAGCTGTTCGAGCTCACCTTCGGCGCGGACGCGGGCCTCGGCGACATCCTCGATCTGGTCCGGGCGCGGGCCGCGTCGCTGGGTCCGGACGAGTGGCTCACCGGCGGTGCCTGGGCGTCCACTTTGGTCTCGACGCTCTCGGAATCCGCCGCGCGGCGCGCGCTCGACGACGCCGCCGGCGGCCGCCCGGTTTCGCTGTCCGACGACAGCCGCCACAACCGCTGGGTGAGCAGCCGGGCCCTGGAGCTGGCCGGGATCACGGCGGCCACGCCGGACCCGCCGGGCGGGGTCATCGTCCGGGACGGCGCCGAGCCGAGCGGGCTGCTGCTGGAGGCCGCCGGGGTGGCGGTCGAGCGGGTGACCGGCACGCTGACCGCGGACCAGCACCGGCGCGCGTCGCAGCGGGCGATCGAGATCCTGCACGGCTTCGGCGTCACGGCGTTCCAGGACGCCGGGGTGTCGACCGACATCCTCGGCGCGCTGAAGTCGCTGGACGAGGCCGGCGAACTGGCCGCGTGGGTCGTGTCGTCGCTGCTGGTCAACGACCCGATCTTCGGGTTCGACCCGGTCGGGGCGCCGCTGCTGGCGGTCGCCCAGGACTACCGCACCGAGCACCACCGGCCGGACTTCGTGAAGATCTTCCTCGACGGCGTCCCGCCGACCCGCACAGCGGCGTTCCTCGAACCGTACCTGCCCGACGACGTCCACGGCGCCTGCTTCCACGGCTCGACGACGATGGCACCGGACGAGCTGACGGACTGGCTGCTCAGGGCGGCTTCGGCGGGGCTCTCGGCGAAGGTGCACTGCACCGGCGACGCTTCGGTCCGCCAGTTCCTCGACGCGGTGGCGAAGGTGCGGGCCGCGGGCTTCACGCAAGCCCGCTTCCAGGTGGCGCACGGGCAGTTCGTGCACCCGGACGACCTGCCGCGGTTCGCCGGGCTGGGGGTCGCCGCGGACATCTCGCCGTTCCTGTGGGTGCCGGGCGTCATCCCGTCGGCGATCGCGGAGGTGCTCCCGGCGTCGCGCGCTTCGCGGATGCAGCCGAACCGGACGTTGCTGGACACGGGGGCGCTGGTCGCGGGCGGGTCGGACTGGCCGGTCAGCGAGTCACCGAACGCGTGGGAGGGCATCGCGGGTCTGGTGACGCGCGAAGACCCGCACGGCCGCCGCCCGGGAGCGCTGTGGCCGGAGCAGGCGATCACCCTCGCGGAGGCGATCGAGGTGTTCACCCTGGGCGGGGCGCGCGCATGCGGGCTCGACGACGTGACGGGGGCGTTGACGCCCGGCCGGTCGGCCGACTTCGTGGTGCTGGACCGCGACCCCTTCCGGACGCAGGACGTGGCGGGCACGCGGGTCGTGGAGACGTGGTTCGCGGGACGCCGAGTTTTCCAGCGCTGA
- a CDS encoding primary-amine oxidase yields MSTPHPLDPLTAAELSAGRDLLADAGLVTGTIRFPQVVPLEPAKADVRAGTAHRRIRYTLLDTATGASGEAVVDLTKQELITWDGWRTEAGQPSYLFEEYELAEQLTKAAPGWQAAMARRGLGDRVGHAFCAPLAPGYFGREDETGRVMRSLTFLREDVGDSPWAHPVEGLVVHLDLTGRRVLRVEDEGDVPVPEEHGRYTGIAARTTQRPIEITQPHGPSFTVDGSEVTWEGWRLRVGFNSREGLTLHQVSFQDRPVLYRAAIPEMVVPYGDVAPGRFWISYFDAGEYQFGKNGNDLRLGCDCVGEIRYFPAWVADDRGEPVEIPRAICLHEEDDGILWKHTDLAGAPEVRRSRRLVVSSISTIGNYDYGHYWYFHLDGSIEFEAKATGVVFCGAGTPGLDQPHATELAPGLFAPVHQHLFCARLDVEVDGERTSLHEVDVVGVPTGPDNPHGNAFTWRSTPLRTEREAQRLADPARARVWEVRSAERVNRLGKPTAYQLVPRPSATLMAQPEASVHARATFATKHLWATPYHEDERYPAGERPNAHPGGAGLPAWTAADRDLAGTELVLWHVFGPTHVPRPEDWPVMPVDKSGFLFRPYGFCDRNPALDVPARDHCDH; encoded by the coding sequence GTGAGCACGCCGCACCCCCTCGACCCGCTGACCGCCGCCGAGCTCTCCGCCGGGCGCGACCTCCTCGCCGACGCCGGGCTCGTCACCGGCACGATCCGGTTTCCGCAGGTCGTGCCGCTCGAACCGGCCAAGGCCGACGTCCGGGCCGGCACCGCGCACCGGCGGATCCGCTACACCCTGCTCGACACCGCCACCGGCGCGTCCGGCGAAGCCGTCGTCGACCTCACCAAGCAGGAGCTGATCACCTGGGACGGCTGGCGCACCGAAGCCGGCCAGCCGTCCTACCTGTTCGAGGAGTACGAACTCGCCGAACAGCTCACCAAGGCCGCCCCCGGCTGGCAGGCCGCCATGGCCCGGCGCGGCCTCGGCGACCGCGTCGGCCACGCCTTCTGCGCGCCGCTCGCGCCCGGGTACTTCGGCCGCGAGGACGAGACCGGCCGCGTGATGCGCTCCCTGACCTTCCTCCGCGAGGACGTCGGCGACAGCCCGTGGGCCCACCCGGTCGAGGGCCTGGTCGTGCACCTGGACCTGACCGGGCGGCGCGTCCTGCGCGTCGAGGACGAGGGCGACGTCCCGGTGCCGGAAGAGCACGGCCGCTACACCGGGATCGCGGCGCGGACCACGCAGCGGCCGATCGAGATCACCCAGCCGCACGGGCCGAGCTTCACCGTCGACGGCTCCGAGGTGACGTGGGAGGGCTGGCGCCTGCGCGTCGGCTTCAACTCCCGCGAAGGACTGACCCTGCACCAGGTGAGCTTCCAGGACCGGCCGGTCCTGTACCGGGCGGCCATCCCGGAGATGGTCGTCCCGTACGGCGACGTCGCGCCCGGCCGGTTCTGGATCAGCTACTTCGACGCCGGCGAGTACCAGTTCGGCAAGAACGGCAACGACCTGCGGCTCGGCTGCGACTGCGTCGGCGAGATCCGGTACTTCCCGGCGTGGGTCGCCGACGACCGCGGCGAGCCGGTCGAGATCCCGCGGGCGATCTGCCTGCACGAGGAGGACGACGGCATCCTCTGGAAGCACACCGACCTGGCCGGCGCGCCCGAGGTCCGCCGCTCGCGGCGGCTGGTCGTCTCCTCGATCTCCACCATCGGCAACTACGACTACGGCCACTACTGGTACTTCCACCTCGACGGCTCGATCGAGTTCGAGGCGAAGGCCACCGGCGTCGTCTTCTGCGGCGCCGGGACGCCGGGCCTGGACCAGCCGCACGCCACCGAGCTCGCGCCCGGCCTCTTCGCCCCGGTGCACCAGCACCTGTTCTGCGCGCGGCTCGACGTCGAGGTCGACGGCGAGCGCACCAGCCTGCACGAGGTCGACGTCGTGGGCGTGCCGACCGGGCCGGACAACCCCCACGGCAACGCGTTCACCTGGCGCAGCACCCCGCTGCGGACCGAACGCGAGGCGCAGCGGCTCGCCGACCCGGCCCGCGCCCGGGTGTGGGAAGTCCGCAGCGCCGAGCGCGTCAACCGGCTCGGCAAGCCGACCGCCTACCAGCTCGTCCCGCGCCCGTCGGCGACGCTGATGGCCCAGCCGGAGGCGTCCGTCCACGCGCGAGCCACCTTCGCGACGAAACACCTGTGGGCGACGCCGTACCACGAGGACGAGCGCTACCCGGCCGGCGAGCGCCCCAACGCCCACCCGGGCGGCGCGGGCCTGCCCGCCTGGACGGCCGCCGACCGCGACCTCGCCGGCACCGAGCTCGTGCTGTGGCACGTGTTCGGCCCCACCCACGTGCCCCGGCCTGAGGACTGGCCCGTGATGCCGGTCGACAAGTCCGGGTTCCTGTTCCGGCCGTACGGCTTCTGCGACCGCAACCCGGCGCTCGACGTGCCCGCCCGCGACCACTGCGACCACTGA
- a CDS encoding dipeptide ABC transporter ATP-binding protein, translating into MTLLEIRDLTVGVVTDDAERELVRELSLDLGQGTTLCVVGESGSGKTVTALSIIRLLEFVAPVRTHGTIAVDGVDVTRLPAEAMRAYRGTRIGMIFQEALDSLNPGRRVGGQLVEAYREAGSLPGQAARRGSPLRRRAEAKARRLLAEVGLTDTDRVLRLYPHQMSGGMQQRVMIALALMADPDLLIADEPTTALDVTTQAEILTLFDRVRRDHGTACVFITHDMGVAAQVADRIAVMYRGRLVEAGSRDEVLTRPKHPYTRALLGCVPQLGVSRRDGFPTISPARLEAAMAGEATEAVETRTLKPRPRTNGTGVPVTVTSVSKVYGRKGRRVQAVRDVSLEIAPGEFFGLVGESGSGKSTLGRLVTALEPPTSGTVVFGPHGITPAGLTGGERAFRRRVQLIFQDPQSSLDPRHTAARIIAEPLKELTPLRGAELDRRVADLIDEVGLPAGTAGKLPSQLSGGQRQRVSIARAIAAGPELIVADEPTSALDVSVQGQVMNLLLDLRRTRTLSLLFITHNLSLVLSVADRVGVMYRGELIETGTPDEIRLAPKHDYTRRLLAANPDLPALPHTGSTRP; encoded by the coding sequence ATGACGCTGCTCGAAATCCGGGACCTGACCGTCGGCGTGGTCACTGACGACGCGGAGCGGGAACTCGTGCGGGAGCTGTCCCTCGATCTCGGGCAAGGCACGACGCTCTGCGTGGTCGGCGAGTCCGGCAGCGGCAAGACCGTCACCGCCCTGTCGATCATCCGCCTGCTCGAGTTCGTCGCCCCGGTCCGCACCCACGGCACGATCGCCGTCGACGGCGTGGACGTGACCCGGCTGCCCGCCGAAGCGATGCGCGCCTACCGCGGCACCCGGATCGGCATGATCTTCCAGGAGGCCCTCGACTCCCTGAACCCCGGCCGCCGGGTCGGCGGGCAGCTGGTCGAGGCCTACCGCGAAGCCGGATCCCTCCCCGGCCAGGCGGCCCGGCGCGGCAGCCCGCTGCGCCGGCGGGCCGAGGCCAAGGCGCGCCGGCTGCTGGCCGAGGTCGGGCTCACCGACACCGACCGCGTGCTGCGGCTGTACCCGCACCAGATGTCCGGTGGCATGCAGCAGCGGGTGATGATCGCGCTCGCCCTGATGGCCGACCCCGACCTGCTCATCGCCGACGAGCCGACGACCGCGCTCGACGTCACCACGCAGGCGGAGATCCTCACGCTCTTCGACCGCGTCCGCCGCGACCACGGCACGGCGTGCGTGTTCATCACCCACGACATGGGTGTCGCCGCGCAGGTCGCCGACCGGATCGCGGTGATGTACCGCGGCCGCCTGGTCGAGGCCGGCTCCCGCGACGAGGTCCTCACCCGCCCGAAGCACCCGTACACGCGGGCACTGCTCGGGTGCGTGCCGCAGCTCGGGGTCAGCCGCCGGGACGGCTTCCCGACCATCTCCCCCGCCCGGCTCGAAGCCGCGATGGCCGGCGAAGCCACCGAAGCCGTCGAAACCCGGACGCTGAAGCCGCGCCCGCGGACGAACGGCACGGGCGTCCCGGTCACCGTCACGTCGGTGTCCAAAGTGTACGGCCGAAAAGGACGGCGGGTGCAGGCGGTCCGCGACGTGTCCCTCGAGATCGCGCCGGGCGAGTTCTTCGGGCTGGTCGGCGAGTCCGGCTCGGGCAAGTCGACGCTCGGCAGGCTGGTGACCGCGCTCGAGCCGCCGACGTCCGGCACGGTCGTGTTCGGCCCGCACGGCATCACGCCCGCCGGGCTGACCGGCGGCGAACGCGCGTTCCGCCGGCGCGTCCAGCTGATCTTCCAGGACCCGCAGAGCTCACTGGACCCCCGCCACACCGCCGCCCGGATCATCGCCGAGCCGTTGAAGGAGCTGACCCCGCTGCGCGGCGCCGAGCTGGACCGGCGCGTGGCCGACCTGATCGACGAGGTGGGCCTGCCGGCCGGCACCGCGGGAAAACTGCCCTCGCAGCTTTCGGGCGGGCAACGCCAGCGCGTCTCCATCGCCCGGGCCATCGCCGCCGGGCCCGAGCTGATCGTCGCCGACGAGCCGACCTCCGCCCTGGACGTCTCGGTGCAGGGCCAGGTGATGAACCTCCTGCTCGACCTGCGCCGCACCCGCACGCTCAGCCTGCTGTTCATCACCCACAACCTCAGCCTCGTGCTGTCGGTCGCCGACCGCGTCGGCGTGATGTACCGCGGCGAGCTGATCGAGACCGGGACACCCGACGAAATCCGGCTCGCGCCGAAGCACGACTACACCCGGCGCCTGCTGGCCGCCAATCCCGACCTGCCCGCCCTCCCCCACACAGGATCGACGCGCCCATGA
- a CDS encoding alpha/beta hydrolase: MTVGLDPAVRALLDQAASAPAPARPPTAVELRAAFAASRPEPGPAAPVASVTDHLVPGPGGDLRVRLYLPDAPGPVPVFLWIHGGGWTLGSIDENEVASRAVCAAASVAVAAVEYRLAPEHPYPAAPADCYAVLEWLAGGGAGQAVMPSRVAVGGESAGGNLSTVVSLLARDRGGPPIAAQVLICPVFGHPDDGHASYADFATGYGMTADAMRFFFAQYVPDPALLAEPYVLPSRASDLAGLPPALVLTAEYDVLRDEGEAFARQLSDAGVAVDLHRYAGQIHGFYGLYTDLPASARSHAEVAAYLRGIFA, translated from the coding sequence GTGACCGTGGGTCTCGACCCCGCGGTGCGGGCCCTCCTCGACCAGGCCGCTTCGGCCCCGGCGCCGGCCCGGCCGCCGACGGCGGTGGAGCTGCGTGCGGCCTTCGCGGCTTCCCGCCCGGAGCCCGGCCCGGCGGCGCCGGTCGCCTCGGTGACCGACCACCTCGTTCCCGGCCCCGGCGGCGACCTGCGCGTCCGGCTGTACCTGCCCGACGCGCCGGGCCCGGTGCCGGTGTTCCTGTGGATCCACGGGGGCGGCTGGACGCTCGGCTCGATCGACGAGAACGAGGTCGCGTCCCGCGCGGTGTGCGCGGCGGCGTCGGTGGCGGTCGCGGCCGTCGAGTACCGGCTCGCGCCCGAACACCCCTACCCGGCCGCGCCCGCGGACTGTTACGCGGTGCTCGAATGGCTGGCCGGTGGCGGCGCCGGTCAGGCCGTCATGCCTTCGCGGGTCGCCGTCGGCGGAGAGAGCGCGGGCGGCAACCTGTCCACAGTGGTCTCTTTGCTGGCACGCGACCGCGGCGGGCCGCCGATCGCGGCGCAAGTGCTGATCTGCCCGGTGTTCGGCCATCCCGACGACGGTCACGCGTCCTATGCGGACTTCGCGACCGGCTACGGGATGACGGCCGACGCGATGCGGTTCTTCTTCGCCCAGTACGTCCCGGATCCCGCGCTGCTGGCCGAACCGTACGTGCTGCCGTCACGGGCCAGCGACCTCGCGGGCTTGCCGCCGGCGTTGGTGCTGACGGCGGAGTACGACGTCCTGCGTGACGAAGGCGAGGCCTTCGCCCGGCAGCTGTCCGACGCCGGCGTGGCGGTGGACCTGCACCGGTACGCGGGCCAGATCCACGGGTTCTACGGCCTGTACACGGACCTGCCCGCGTCCGCCCGGTCGCACGCCGAGGTGGCGGCGTACCTGCGGGGGATCTTCGCCTGA
- a CDS encoding TetR/AcrR family transcriptional regulator encodes MPKIIDHDQRRRDIVDVTWDLIVRGGIEAATMREIAAAAGFANGALKLYFPSKEDIIAATYERALDMMRQYVDLDGLRGLAALREICVSSMPIDEERIVAGRVLLIFWQMSLANRRMHDKYLEHVREWRGLLHRFLAEGREDGDIVTATPDEQIVDEIVLLNAGANVMSLVAGEFSTVELQHRHLESLLDRLTRP; translated from the coding sequence GTGCCCAAGATCATCGACCACGACCAGCGGCGCAGGGACATCGTCGACGTCACCTGGGACCTCATCGTGCGGGGCGGGATCGAGGCCGCCACCATGCGGGAGATCGCCGCCGCCGCCGGGTTCGCCAACGGTGCCCTCAAGCTGTACTTCCCCAGCAAGGAAGACATCATCGCGGCCACCTACGAGCGGGCTCTCGACATGATGCGCCAGTACGTCGACCTCGACGGCCTGCGCGGGCTCGCCGCCCTGCGGGAGATCTGCGTGTCGTCCATGCCGATCGACGAAGAGCGCATCGTCGCCGGGCGGGTGCTGCTCATCTTCTGGCAGATGTCGCTGGCCAACCGGCGCATGCACGACAAGTACCTCGAGCACGTCCGCGAATGGCGCGGCCTGCTGCACCGCTTCCTCGCCGAGGGCCGCGAGGACGGCGACATCGTCACCGCGACGCCGGACGAGCAGATCGTCGACGAAATCGTCCTGCTCAACGCCGGCGCCAACGTCATGAGCCTGGTGGCGGGTGAGTTCTCCACGGTCGAGCTCCAGCACCGGCACCTGGAGTCCCTCCTGGACCGGCTCACCCGCCCCTGA
- a CDS encoding SDR family NAD(P)-dependent oxidoreductase: METGLAGKAVLVTGGASGIGRACVRAFEAEGARVGVIDRDGTDAAIVRADVTDELAFAAAVDGIARRLGGLDVVVGCAGISGPVGTPLAGTTAADVSAVLAVNVTGQFLLAKHALPWLGDGGSVVLLGSDSAFVAAPGMVPYCASKGAVVAMTRALAVEVPGVRFNCVCPSVVDTPMARGDLGAVLDDPAFPVQAPHDVARQVLFLASPASRPVNGQALLADFGMSARSAFPA; encoded by the coding sequence ATGGAGACGGGACTGGCCGGGAAGGCGGTGCTGGTGACCGGCGGGGCGTCGGGAATCGGCCGGGCGTGCGTGCGCGCGTTCGAAGCCGAAGGCGCGCGGGTCGGGGTGATCGACCGCGACGGCACGGACGCGGCGATCGTCCGTGCGGACGTCACCGACGAGCTTGCCTTCGCCGCCGCGGTCGACGGCATCGCCCGTCGTCTCGGTGGGCTCGACGTCGTGGTCGGGTGCGCCGGGATCTCCGGGCCCGTCGGCACGCCGCTCGCCGGGACCACCGCCGCCGACGTGTCCGCCGTGCTCGCCGTCAACGTCACCGGGCAGTTCCTGCTGGCCAAGCACGCCCTGCCGTGGCTCGGCGACGGTGGCTCGGTGGTCCTGCTCGGCAGCGACTCCGCCTTCGTCGCCGCGCCCGGCATGGTGCCCTATTGCGCCTCGAAGGGCGCTGTCGTCGCGATGACCCGGGCGCTGGCCGTTGAGGTCCCCGGCGTCCGGTTCAACTGTGTCTGCCCGTCGGTGGTCGACACGCCGATGGCGCGCGGCGACCTCGGGGCCGTTCTCGACGATCCCGCCTTCCCCGTGCAGGCACCCCACGACGTCGCGCGGCAGGTGCTCTTCCTCGCCTCGCCCGCCTCCCGGCCGGTCAACGGCCAAGCCCTGCTGGCCGACTTCGGGATGTCGGCCCGCTCGGCGTTCCCCGCCTAG
- a CDS encoding methyltransferase family protein, with amino-acid sequence MTPTPATPTRIVETAVGYMAAQQLFAANRIGLFPALAAGPLGAGELAERLGKPGNIVRILGDTLAALGLLSRVDGRYALTPDTAAYLGGEGLDLKPFLIFLETISYPHWLQFAGTADTGKPGELDLDGDRWTTFLGGVMVYNALHAEQLARVFDFGGYENLLDLGGLSAEFALQALRANEGLHATFVYDPRSVEPVTAAVAEFANRTTVVGAPTPDAEPEGRFDLVLVNHVVHRFSAGENRAILRHARAAAAPGARLLLLDFFLDEDAAPRALDALHAGEYLVIDGTVVYPEAEVRDWLSGAGWRQVDRLTLPGSPRVLVAEAV; translated from the coding sequence GTGACGCCCACCCCTGCCACGCCCACCCGGATCGTGGAGACCGCCGTCGGCTACATGGCCGCCCAGCAGCTCTTCGCCGCCAACCGGATCGGCCTGTTCCCCGCGCTGGCGGCCGGCCCGCTCGGCGCGGGCGAGCTGGCCGAGCGTCTCGGCAAGCCCGGGAACATCGTCCGGATCCTCGGGGACACGCTCGCCGCGCTCGGCCTCCTGTCCCGCGTGGACGGTCGATACGCGCTCACCCCCGACACCGCCGCGTACCTCGGCGGAGAAGGTCTGGACCTCAAGCCTTTCCTGATCTTCCTCGAAACCATCAGCTACCCCCACTGGCTCCAGTTCGCCGGCACCGCCGACACCGGCAAACCCGGCGAACTCGACCTCGACGGCGACCGCTGGACCACGTTCCTCGGCGGCGTCATGGTGTATAACGCCCTACACGCCGAGCAATTGGCCCGCGTCTTCGACTTCGGCGGCTACGAAAACCTCCTGGACCTCGGCGGGCTGTCCGCGGAATTCGCGTTGCAGGCCCTGCGGGCCAACGAAGGCCTGCACGCGACGTTCGTCTACGACCCGAGGTCGGTCGAACCGGTGACCGCCGCGGTCGCGGAGTTCGCGAACCGCACCACGGTCGTCGGGGCGCCGACACCGGACGCGGAGCCCGAAGGCCGGTTCGACCTGGTGCTGGTGAACCACGTGGTGCACCGGTTCTCCGCCGGCGAGAACCGGGCGATCCTGCGGCACGCGCGGGCCGCGGCGGCGCCGGGGGCACGGCTGCTGCTGCTCGACTTCTTCCTGGACGAAGACGCCGCGCCGCGCGCGCTGGACGCGCTGCACGCGGGGGAGTACCTGGTCATCGACGGCACGGTGGTGTACCCGGAGGCCGAGGTGCGGGACTGGCTGTCCGGCGCCGGCTGGCGGCAGGTGGACCGGCTGACGCTGCCGGGCTCGCCGCGCGTCCTCGTCGCGGAAGCGGTGTGA
- a CDS encoding ABC transporter substrate-binding protein, with translation MTRTPLLAALAAAATLLAGCMGGAAPGAGAAAGPPVRGGNLTVAVPTDPQSLDMVANPGQVTAQIGNMMYEKLFEVDQHFVARPMLVDTYTTSPDRLTYTFKLRQGVTFQDGNPLTANDVVASLQRWQKKHRTGQLVTPDIDAITAPDPATVGIKLKRPRYPLIDELAGAGTEIYEAKNLVDLPATGFGQDKAIGTGPYKLKSWDIGQQLVLERYDGYKSRSEEDWGGQAGAKHAYLDTVTYKIVGDQDALINGLQTGQWDHAMPANDQYETLKANPNLVVHNLPGGNENVVIPNFNPGSKFADPRARQALNLLLDKPAINAATGGSKDLTIETGAFASPDNKASYSTAGEDVYRQHDPARAQQLLAEAGITAGSTIHIVTTNSYPEFGKWAVLIQDELGKIGLRAKIDTFDFATMLGTLTKDPGGWDITTLFFDSSLTSPAQMPALTLGTLNGSSSPELDGLMAEFNASTTPGQAKAVIDKLQAFTWKQLSVITLSQSKLYAAYTPRLKGYGDFYRVFWNSWLAA, from the coding sequence ATGACCAGAACTCCCCTGCTCGCCGCCCTCGCCGCCGCGGCCACGCTGCTCGCCGGCTGCATGGGCGGTGCCGCCCCCGGTGCCGGTGCCGCCGCCGGACCGCCGGTCCGCGGCGGCAACCTCACCGTCGCCGTCCCCACCGATCCGCAGTCGCTCGACATGGTCGCCAACCCCGGCCAGGTGACGGCCCAGATCGGCAACATGATGTACGAGAAGCTCTTCGAGGTCGACCAGCACTTCGTCGCCCGCCCGATGCTGGTCGACACCTACACGACCAGCCCCGACCGGCTCACCTACACCTTCAAGCTCCGCCAGGGCGTCACCTTCCAGGACGGCAACCCGCTGACGGCGAACGACGTCGTCGCGAGCCTGCAGCGCTGGCAGAAGAAGCACCGGACCGGGCAGCTCGTCACCCCGGACATCGACGCCATCACCGCGCCGGACCCGGCGACCGTCGGCATCAAGCTCAAGCGGCCGCGTTACCCGCTGATCGACGAGCTGGCCGGCGCGGGCACCGAGATCTACGAGGCGAAGAACCTCGTGGACCTGCCCGCGACCGGGTTCGGCCAGGACAAGGCGATCGGCACCGGGCCGTACAAGCTGAAGAGCTGGGACATCGGCCAGCAGCTGGTGCTGGAGCGCTACGACGGCTACAAGTCGCGGTCCGAAGAGGACTGGGGCGGTCAGGCCGGCGCCAAGCACGCCTACCTCGACACGGTCACCTACAAGATCGTCGGCGACCAGGACGCGCTCATCAACGGCCTGCAGACCGGCCAGTGGGACCACGCGATGCCGGCCAACGACCAGTACGAGACGCTCAAGGCCAACCCGAACCTCGTGGTGCACAACCTGCCCGGCGGCAACGAGAACGTCGTCATCCCCAACTTCAACCCCGGCTCGAAGTTCGCCGACCCGCGGGCCCGCCAGGCGCTGAACCTGCTGCTGGACAAGCCGGCCATCAACGCCGCGACCGGGGGCAGCAAGGACCTCACGATCGAGACCGGCGCGTTCGCCTCACCGGACAACAAGGCGTCCTACTCGACCGCCGGTGAGGACGTCTACCGGCAGCACGACCCGGCGCGCGCCCAGCAGCTGCTCGCCGAAGCGGGCATCACGGCCGGGTCGACGATCCACATCGTCACCACCAACTCCTACCCCGAGTTCGGCAAGTGGGCGGTGCTCATCCAGGACGAGCTGGGCAAGATCGGCCTGCGCGCCAAGATCGACACGTTCGACTTCGCCACCATGCTCGGCACGCTGACCAAGGACCCGGGGGGCTGGGACATCACGACGCTGTTCTTCGACTCGTCGCTGACCTCGCCCGCCCAGATGCCCGCGCTCACCCTCGGCACGCTCAACGGCTCCTCCTCGCCCGAGCTGGACGGGCTGATGGCCGAGTTCAACGCCTCGACCACGCCCGGGCAGGCCAAGGCCGTCATCGACAAGCTCCAGGCCTTCACGTGGAAGCAGCTGTCGGTGATCACGCTCAGCCAGTCCAAGCTCTACGCGGCCTACACCCCGCGGCTGAAGGGCTACGGCGACTTCTACCGCGTCTTCTGGAACTCCTGGCTGGCCGCATGA